Proteins encoded within one genomic window of Ctenopharyngodon idella isolate HZGC_01 chromosome 6, HZGC01, whole genome shotgun sequence:
- the cdkn2d gene encoding cyclin-dependent kinase 4 inhibitor D: MMVLDGFGCGKSLSAAAAQGNVAAVRRILQDHRVEPDTLNEFGKTALQVMMMGSTNVACVLLDHGADPNVQDRCGVTPTHDAARTGFLDTVRVLVDYGASVNVPDHSGALPIHIAIREGNWDVVEYLAPLSNLGHQDNQGANALDVARDACALEMVELLERLMASSSN; the protein is encoded by the exons ATGATGGTTCTTGACGGGTTCGGCTGCGGAAAGAGTCTCAGCGCGGCGGCGGCTCAGGGGAATGTGGCCGCGGTTCGGCGGATTCTTCAGGATCACCGGGTCGAACCGGACACGCTCAATGAGTTCGGGAAAACCGCACTGCAG GTGATGATGATGGGCTCCACCAATGTGGCGTGCGTGTTGCTGGACCACGGCGCTGACCCCAACGTCCAGGACCGCTGCGGTGTGACCCCCACACATGATGCAGCCCGCACGGGTTTCCTGGACACAGTGCGAGTTCTGGTGGACTACGGCGCCTCTGTCAATGTCCCTGACCACAGCGGCGCTTTGCCCATCCACATCGCCATCCGCGAGGGCAACTGGGACGTGGTGGAGTACCTGGCCCCGCTGTCAAACCTGGGGCACCAGGACAACCAAGGGGCCAACGCATTAGATGTGGCCCGGGACGCATGCGCTCTGGAGATGGTGGAGCTGTTAGAGCGCCTGATGGCAAGCAGTTCGAACTGA